One region of Candidatus Neomarinimicrobiota bacterium genomic DNA includes:
- a CDS encoding mechanosensitive ion channel family protein — protein MPFDLQSYKDPLIALSFVLGSVLAGWIFKTYIHNRLKKVAEKTTWKGDDLVMDAVESSIILWFLIGGVYLAVNRLSFGEELLGTIQMVIMILFVLSITLVLSRMAVGLLEIFAESNDAFPSTTLFSNLTRILIITVGLLVIFQTLGISVTPVLTALGVGGLAIALALKDTLSDLFAGLHILLSRKVIPGDLVELDTLHKGTVKNITWRNTIIQDRRNNTVVIPNSKLSTAIMTNYDVPVKLLVARIACGVSYDSDLDHVERVVLEVADEVKSKVEGADKNFEPSIIFINFGESSIDFRVSIGSNDYSGQWAVTHQFIKQLHKRFKEEGIEIPFPIRTVYQRNGE, from the coding sequence ATGCCCTTCGATCTTCAATCTTACAAAGACCCTCTGATTGCACTTAGTTTTGTTCTTGGTTCTGTCTTGGCTGGGTGGATATTCAAAACCTATATCCACAACCGTCTTAAGAAAGTCGCTGAAAAGACAACCTGGAAAGGTGACGACCTGGTCATGGATGCTGTAGAGTCCTCCATTATACTGTGGTTTTTGATCGGTGGTGTATACCTGGCAGTGAACCGTTTATCCTTTGGTGAAGAACTGTTGGGAACAATTCAGATGGTGATAATGATCCTGTTTGTGTTGTCTATTACTCTTGTACTGTCGCGGATGGCGGTAGGTTTACTGGAAATCTTTGCTGAAAGCAATGATGCTTTTCCATCCACCACCTTGTTCTCCAACCTAACTCGGATTTTGATTATTACTGTTGGCCTGCTGGTCATTTTCCAAACTCTGGGAATTTCCGTTACGCCGGTGCTCACAGCCTTGGGTGTGGGAGGTCTAGCCATAGCACTTGCGCTGAAAGATACGCTGTCTGACCTGTTTGCCGGGCTGCATATATTACTTTCCAGAAAGGTGATACCAGGTGATCTGGTGGAGCTGGACACCTTACACAAAGGGACGGTTAAGAACATTACCTGGCGGAACACCATTATTCAGGATCGCCGAAACAATACAGTTGTGATTCCTAACTCCAAACTCTCTACAGCAATTATGACCAACTATGATGTGCCTGTGAAGCTCCTGGTTGCAAGGATCGCCTGCGGCGTCAGCTACGACAGCGATCTGGATCATGTGGAGCGGGTGGTGCTGGAGGTGGCCGATGAGGTCAAATCCAAGGTGGAGGGGGCCGACAAGAACTTTGAGCCGAGCATCATTTTTATCAATTTCGGTGAGTCCAGTATCGACTTCAGGGTTTCCATAGGCTCCAATGATTACAGTGGCCAGTGGGCAGTGACCCATCAGTTCATCAAGCAGCTTCACAAACGGTTCAAGGAAGAAGGGATCGAGATTCCGTTCCCCATTCGGACTGTTTACCAGCGAAACGGGGAATAA
- the ispG gene encoding flavodoxin-dependent (E)-4-hydroxy-3-methylbut-2-enyl-diphosphate synthase has translation MESTKPIKRRETRQVMVGDVAVGGGAPVSVQSMTTTKTDDIQATLKEIERLEEAGCQIIRVTVPDEASAMALPEYKKRMSVPLVADIHFNYQMAILAVDGGADKIRINPGNIGNRERVEAVLTKVKEAGLPIRIGVNAGSLESNLLEKYGYPTAIAMVESAERHINICREFDFDDIIVSLKASDVRLMIESYKLFSKKFDYPLHLGVTEAGPAKSGSIKSAIGLGTLLHQGIGDTIRVSLTEDPVEEVKVGFETLKSLGLASRGVTIIACPTCGRLEVDLFKITGEMEEKLSHVKKPMSLALMGCAVNGPGEATHADMGIAFGKGGGLLYKDGEKIGRVDEDEAINKLLTMIENEENGTSASKKGPAEVEE, from the coding sequence ATGGAATCGACAAAACCGATAAAGCGAAGAGAAACCCGTCAGGTGATGGTGGGGGATGTGGCTGTGGGAGGCGGCGCACCCGTCTCTGTTCAGTCCATGACCACCACAAAGACTGATGACATCCAGGCCACACTGAAGGAGATTGAGCGGTTGGAGGAGGCGGGGTGCCAGATCATCCGCGTTACCGTTCCCGATGAGGCTTCCGCAATGGCGCTTCCTGAATACAAGAAACGTATGAGTGTGCCGCTGGTGGCTGATATCCATTTTAACTATCAGATGGCCATCTTGGCTGTTGACGGTGGTGCCGACAAGATCCGTATCAACCCCGGGAATATAGGAAATCGTGAAAGGGTTGAGGCGGTGCTCACCAAAGTGAAAGAAGCGGGTCTCCCCATCCGCATCGGTGTGAATGCCGGCAGCCTAGAGAGTAATTTGCTGGAAAAATACGGATATCCCACTGCCATAGCCATGGTTGAAAGCGCCGAGAGGCATATCAACATTTGTCGGGAGTTTGATTTTGACGACATCATCGTTTCATTGAAGGCTTCCGATGTAAGGCTCATGATCGAATCGTATAAACTTTTTTCTAAGAAATTTGACTATCCCCTCCATCTAGGAGTAACAGAGGCAGGGCCGGCGAAGAGTGGCAGTATCAAGTCTGCCATCGGTCTTGGTACACTTCTTCACCAAGGGATCGGTGACACTATCCGTGTGAGTCTCACCGAAGATCCTGTGGAGGAAGTGAAGGTCGGTTTTGAGACTCTGAAATCGCTCGGTCTTGCTAGCCGGGGTGTTACCATAATCGCCTGTCCCACCTGCGGGCGGCTGGAAGTGGACCTGTTCAAGATTACAGGTGAGATGGAAGAAAAGCTGTCCCACGTCAAAAAGCCAATGTCACTGGCACTTATGGGTTGTGCTGTTAACGGTCCTGGTGAAGCGACACATGCCGACATGGGCATTGCTTTTGGTAAAGGTGGCGGTCTCTTGTACAAGGATGGAGAAAAAATCGGCCGTGTGGATGAAGATGAAGCCATTAACAAACTATTAACTATGATTGAGAACGAAGAAAACGGAACGTCAGCCTCAAAAAAGGGCCCAGCGGAGGTAGAAGAATGA
- the der gene encoding ribosome biogenesis GTPase Der translates to MPQLPIVAIVGRPNVGKSTLFNRFVQKRHAIVDELAGITRDRIYKTVEWNGKKFRLVDTGGYIPEEADVIDSAIREQVELALQEATLVLFLVDGKDGIVVSDKILADLVRVSEKPAILIVNKIDNNEMESLTAEFYGLGIETLHSVSALGGRKIGDLLDIVVEGLGTIPNIQDDEGSIRVAIVGCPNVGKSSITNRLIGKDKSIVTDIPGTTRDAIDSELRYHGKKFILIDTAGLRKKAKVKEDVEYYSTVRTRRALENAHVAVVVTDAERGFFKQDQQIIEEVIGKGKGLLLAVNKWDLIEKSTQTMKETKEEIIYQFSSLKDYPVLFISAKTKQRVSMLLGECEKVYGAWRTKHSTSKINSVLKKAVEQLSPPAVRGKHIRIKYATQTGSRPPKISLFCNFHDLIPASYRNYLENQFRSGLDLHGTPLILQFKRS, encoded by the coding sequence ATGCCCCAGTTACCTATAGTTGCGATTGTCGGCCGACCCAATGTAGGGAAGTCAACTCTTTTCAACCGATTTGTTCAGAAGCGCCATGCTATTGTGGATGAGCTGGCGGGGATTACCCGGGACCGCATCTATAAGACCGTTGAATGGAACGGAAAAAAATTCAGGCTGGTTGACACAGGGGGCTACATCCCTGAAGAAGCAGATGTTATCGATTCAGCCATTAGAGAACAGGTTGAGCTTGCTTTGCAAGAGGCCACTTTGGTTCTTTTTTTGGTGGATGGCAAAGATGGCATTGTGGTGTCTGACAAAATTCTGGCTGATCTGGTGAGAGTTTCCGAAAAGCCGGCTATACTTATTGTAAACAAAATTGACAACAATGAGATGGAATCTCTCACTGCTGAGTTCTATGGACTTGGCATAGAGACCCTCCACTCCGTTTCGGCATTGGGGGGTAGGAAAATTGGTGATCTGCTAGATATAGTGGTGGAGGGTCTTGGGACTATCCCGAATATTCAGGATGATGAAGGAAGTATCAGGGTGGCAATTGTGGGGTGCCCCAACGTGGGTAAGTCATCCATCACGAATCGACTGATAGGGAAAGACAAATCCATTGTTACAGACATTCCCGGCACGACTCGTGATGCCATCGATTCTGAATTGCGCTACCACGGAAAGAAGTTCATTCTCATAGATACAGCTGGGCTCCGAAAAAAGGCTAAAGTCAAAGAAGATGTAGAATATTATTCTACCGTGAGAACGCGACGTGCTCTGGAAAATGCCCATGTAGCGGTGGTGGTCACGGATGCGGAAAGAGGGTTTTTCAAGCAGGATCAGCAGATCATTGAAGAGGTGATCGGAAAGGGGAAAGGCCTTCTTTTGGCCGTGAATAAGTGGGATCTTATCGAAAAGAGCACCCAAACTATGAAAGAAACAAAGGAAGAAATAATATATCAGTTTTCATCCCTGAAAGATTATCCTGTTCTATTCATTTCCGCTAAAACCAAACAGCGGGTCTCCATGCTTCTAGGGGAATGTGAAAAAGTTTACGGAGCTTGGAGAACCAAGCATTCTACCTCAAAAATTAACAGTGTGTTGAAAAAAGCCGTGGAGCAACTTTCTCCTCCAGCTGTAAGAGGAAAGCATATCCGGATCAAGTATGCCACACAGACCGGTTCACGGCCCCCAAAGATATCTCTGTTTTGCAACTTTCACGATCTCATCCCCGCTTCATATCGCAACTATTTGGAGAACCAATTCAGATCGGGACTTGACCTCCACGGTACGCCCCTCATACTCCAATTCAAACGGTCCTGA
- a CDS encoding tetratricopeptide repeat protein, giving the protein MNKTIRNTSFFLALSFIVSSLPEPVFAGPAAAVQKKQTRKKKSSPKKSSSKKSGSSNQSAQAAQAKKYIGRGKQRIKQKNYAGALSDFQKAHKLAPSKTTQNYIKKLTPVVAASKKKTASKPKTLVASTPIPKPKSPYKLSDNIYKLTNHMDTSTRKMRSARMALKPLDTRSTEEVHRQRLEIIKTAAVDRPEDRRAQRDLALQYETEGRFSDAKDIYLRLIASEPSDADHHFFLGSLYTHTGQTNNARFAFREALQLDPNHRPTIEALSRYSGKSATKSMAKDLMQEVSQKQPNGPAKLLKDVRANLDKGDYAEVLRLAGENSSRFSQSASLVFMKGQAHEATGDLESAKKTYKQSMTIDQSDPRGGVALGDLYFSQGNYLYAAITYEGVLPRDPMNVSLRYKHGLSYYRAFEWGKAASAWEEMLGYTPNHQEVRMFLPEVYYIMSLEYDRTGFTDLSRRAFANALSVNPNSSAWLVNALKTAGEFYRENGMYRLSLRAYQDAMEIVPSDLDVFNGLGATYWYMGEKQMAVAAWEKSLSIRSDDNAAKGWLLLANRSSE; this is encoded by the coding sequence TTGAATAAAACTATCCGAAATACTAGTTTTTTTCTGGCGCTGTCATTTATTGTTAGCAGTTTACCTGAACCTGTCTTTGCTGGTCCGGCCGCAGCCGTACAGAAGAAACAGACGAGAAAGAAGAAGAGTTCCCCAAAGAAATCGAGCAGTAAAAAATCCGGTTCTTCGAATCAGTCGGCACAGGCTGCTCAGGCCAAGAAATATATCGGTAGGGGGAAGCAGCGGATTAAACAGAAGAACTATGCAGGTGCTCTCAGCGATTTTCAAAAAGCACACAAACTTGCTCCTTCCAAAACGACACAGAACTATATAAAGAAACTGACTCCCGTGGTGGCGGCTTCCAAGAAGAAAACGGCGTCCAAACCAAAGACATTGGTTGCATCGACACCCATCCCCAAGCCGAAGAGCCCATACAAGCTTTCTGATAATATTTATAAACTGACGAACCATATGGACACATCCACTCGTAAGATGAGAAGTGCCAGGATGGCACTGAAGCCTCTGGATACTCGTTCCACCGAAGAGGTACACCGCCAGCGTTTGGAGATAATTAAGACAGCCGCTGTTGACAGACCTGAAGACAGAAGAGCCCAGCGGGACCTAGCTCTTCAGTATGAAACTGAAGGTCGCTTCAGTGATGCAAAAGATATCTATCTCAGGCTGATTGCTTCGGAGCCGAGCGATGCGGACCATCATTTTTTCTTAGGTTCACTCTATACTCATACGGGGCAGACCAACAACGCACGGTTTGCTTTTCGTGAAGCTCTTCAACTGGATCCGAATCATAGACCTACTATTGAGGCACTATCCCGTTATAGCGGAAAATCTGCAACAAAGTCCATGGCTAAGGACCTCATGCAGGAAGTATCTCAGAAGCAACCCAACGGACCGGCGAAACTCCTGAAGGATGTCCGTGCTAACCTGGATAAAGGGGACTATGCAGAGGTGCTTAGGCTCGCCGGTGAAAATTCAAGCCGTTTCTCGCAAAGCGCGTCCCTTGTTTTTATGAAAGGCCAGGCCCATGAGGCGACAGGTGATCTGGAATCGGCCAAGAAAACTTACAAGCAGAGCATGACCATTGATCAATCGGACCCCAGAGGAGGGGTCGCTTTGGGAGACCTCTACTTCAGTCAGGGAAACTATCTTTACGCCGCCATTACTTATGAAGGCGTACTGCCTAGAGATCCCATGAACGTTTCGCTCAGATATAAGCACGGACTCAGTTACTACCGTGCATTTGAGTGGGGCAAAGCTGCTTCAGCATGGGAGGAGATGCTCGGCTACACCCCCAACCATCAGGAAGTCCGCATGTTTCTGCCGGAGGTTTACTACATCATGAGCTTGGAATATGACAGGACGGGATTCACAGATTTGAGCCGTCGTGCCTTCGCTAATGCCCTCTCTGTCAATCCCAATAGTTCTGCATGGCTCGTGAACGCTCTTAAAACTGCCGGAGAATTTTACCGGGAGAACGGTATGTATCGATTATCACTGAGAGCCTACCAGGACGCCATGGAAATCGTGCCGTCAGATTTAGATGTTTTCAATGGTCTCGGTGCCACTTACTGGTATATGGGTGAAAAACAGATGGCTGTGGCAGCGTGGGAGAAGAGCCTCTCAATCCGTTCTGACGACAACGCCGCAAAAGGGTGGCTCTTGTTGGCGAACCGGTCTTCTGAATAG
- a CDS encoding T9SS type A sorting domain-containing protein: MKRVLFLFLVSTACAFSPGDSPPKQLTPKELIAAVREMTWRTHSTAAKKHHNFIKCGVPVLKQLAETAPALDAETKKQLSELGIDTERSMAGFGRPEGLEWHYDTGIFRIHYTLEGYHAVDSTDSDSDGIPDMVELMAASAEETFAVEIGQHGYTRPPSDRWYSDNGGTDAYDIYILDLGDLLYGYTQFEYLAYFMSGNNEFSEVKEEYAASSFIVMNNNYNSFPCEEAACVQVTFAHEFFHAIQFGYDAWDKIWFLEATAVWMEDEVYDDLNDNYFFLELWMKQPQVALDYARGPHWYGSWIFFRYLSEHLGGPATIRKMFEQSVEDVTKDESDNSIYTIDQVLRRRGSSFREALNLMAVANHLMTSDSEAGDYRYEEGDAYREYGIEPRLHRSVALNGSGAMVEYTGSELMHNATHYIGFTFPEGAIEMNFESYNDSLRYNINGIQESWRSFNVYRARGQTIIPIPASTDMFTVAVVTDTVESVRYHYSLTVDTDVIIPTVITLSPNFPNPFNVTTTLRFFLPTWEEVALSVVDLKGREVKRIRLDDVQAGYNEVTLEARELPSGPYIIKLDGETETVASKVMLIK; encoded by the coding sequence GTGAAGCGGGTTCTTTTTCTCTTTTTGGTTTCCACTGCTTGCGCATTCTCTCCCGGGGACAGTCCGCCTAAGCAATTGACACCAAAAGAGTTGATAGCTGCAGTACGGGAAATGACCTGGCGCACACATTCCACTGCTGCGAAAAAGCACCACAACTTTATTAAGTGCGGCGTACCTGTCCTGAAGCAGCTGGCCGAAACGGCCCCCGCCCTGGATGCCGAAACCAAAAAACAGCTGAGCGAGCTGGGGATCGACACTGAGAGATCAATGGCCGGTTTTGGCCGACCGGAAGGTTTGGAGTGGCACTACGATACTGGCATTTTCAGAATTCACTACACACTGGAAGGATACCATGCGGTAGATTCAACGGACTCAGACAGTGACGGCATTCCTGACATGGTTGAGCTGATGGCAGCTAGTGCTGAGGAAACTTTCGCTGTTGAAATCGGACAGCACGGCTACACACGTCCGCCCTCTGACAGATGGTACTCCGATAACGGCGGCACCGACGCCTACGACATCTATATCCTTGATCTTGGGGATCTCCTGTATGGGTATACTCAGTTCGAGTACCTGGCCTATTTCATGTCCGGAAATAACGAATTCTCCGAAGTAAAAGAAGAATACGCCGCATCAAGCTTTATTGTCATGAACAACAATTACAACTCATTCCCGTGCGAAGAAGCTGCCTGTGTACAGGTCACTTTCGCTCACGAATTTTTTCATGCAATCCAGTTCGGCTATGATGCCTGGGATAAAATTTGGTTCCTGGAAGCCACGGCCGTCTGGATGGAGGATGAAGTTTACGATGACTTGAATGACAATTACTTTTTTTTGGAGTTGTGGATGAAACAGCCTCAGGTAGCGCTGGACTATGCACGGGGACCTCACTGGTACGGCAGCTGGATTTTTTTCCGTTACCTTTCCGAGCATCTTGGCGGACCTGCCACCATACGTAAAATGTTTGAACAAAGTGTTGAAGATGTTACCAAAGATGAGTCTGACAACAGTATCTATACCATTGACCAGGTATTACGTCGTCGCGGCTCATCATTTAGAGAAGCGCTGAACCTAATGGCCGTTGCCAACCATTTGATGACATCAGATAGTGAAGCTGGCGACTACCGCTACGAGGAAGGTGACGCCTACCGGGAATACGGAATTGAACCGAGGTTGCACCGCTCTGTGGCACTGAATGGTTCTGGTGCCATGGTAGAATATACCGGTAGCGAACTGATGCACAACGCCACTCACTACATCGGTTTTACCTTTCCGGAAGGTGCCATAGAAATGAATTTTGAAAGCTACAACGACAGTTTACGCTATAACATCAACGGTATCCAGGAAAGCTGGAGAAGCTTTAACGTTTACCGGGCCCGGGGACAGACGATCATCCCCATTCCGGCAAGCACGGATATGTTCACGGTGGCCGTTGTGACAGATACGGTCGAGAGTGTAAGGTACCACTACAGTCTCACTGTGGACACTGATGTAATCATACCCACCGTCATTACACTTTCGCCAAACTTCCCCAACCCCTTCAATGTCACCACCACACTCCGATTCTTCCTCCCCACCTGGGAAGAAGTGGCGCTGTCCGTGGTGGATCTAAAAGGACGGGAGGTAAAGAGAATAAGACTGGATGATGTCCAGGCAGGCTACAACGAAGTTACGCTGGAAGCGAGAGAGCTCCCCAGCGGCCCTTACATTATAAAGCTGGATGGTGAGACGGAAACGGTAGCAAGTAAAGTGATGCTGATAAAATAA
- a CDS encoding DUF423 domain-containing protein, with amino-acid sequence MKPSAWIVTGAVFGFLAVALGAFGAHGLKSKVTVDTLSSFETAARYQIYHALALILVGVLANTVSSPLLEWSGRLFATGVVLFSGSIYLMVFTGVTSLGVVTPFGGLCFLAGWAALAVAAYRG; translated from the coding sequence GTGAAACCTTCGGCCTGGATCGTCACCGGTGCTGTTTTCGGTTTTCTCGCTGTTGCCTTGGGTGCTTTTGGCGCCCACGGACTCAAATCGAAAGTGACTGTCGATACGCTGTCATCATTTGAGACTGCTGCCCGTTATCAGATATATCACGCTCTAGCGCTGATTCTAGTAGGCGTTTTGGCCAACACTGTTTCATCACCTCTCCTTGAATGGTCCGGCCGGCTGTTTGCAACCGGTGTTGTTCTCTTTTCCGGCTCTATTTACCTTATGGTATTTACCGGTGTGACTTCCTTAGGGGTAGTGACACCTTTCGGCGGCCTATGTTTTTTGGCGGGGTGGGCCGCCCTGGCGGTGGCCGCTTACCGCGGATAG
- a CDS encoding toxin-antitoxin system YwqK family antitoxin: MMIRLSFIYISLLIIGCSGGNNLTNVEVAGQRTEVLSKVAKGDSTVVKMTSYHENGQVSVMRPFKKGVPHGKWQWLGEQGSRDTIRVYKDSLLDGKSRAWHANGVLLFEQIYKSGLRVGTWRIWYDDKTLRSLSEYANNDLNGVHVTWYSSGVVASLTEYENGKKNGTFSEWTPKGKIVSNEIYIDDIPHILIKWQDSGELNSVTAFRDGKKEWLLEWDRHGRRISEPLHEKHTIHRMRFKNGNRQIEADFIGDKKHGAELQWHQNGQLSVVQFYVRNRIIYERVYDKKSSFKHETVSVKGEPIWSRKKEPKIPS, encoded by the coding sequence GTGATGATTCGTCTCTCTTTCATTTATATCAGCCTGTTGATTATTGGCTGTTCTGGTGGAAACAATCTTACCAACGTAGAAGTGGCCGGCCAGCGGACTGAAGTACTCTCAAAAGTGGCCAAAGGAGATTCTACAGTGGTGAAGATGACATCATACCACGAGAACGGACAAGTTAGTGTAATGAGGCCATTTAAAAAGGGGGTTCCTCATGGGAAGTGGCAATGGTTGGGAGAGCAGGGCAGCCGGGATACGATTCGTGTCTATAAAGACAGCCTGCTTGATGGAAAGTCCCGGGCCTGGCACGCCAACGGTGTTCTTCTTTTTGAACAGATCTACAAAAGTGGGTTGCGGGTAGGGACCTGGCGAATTTGGTATGACGACAAAACACTTCGATCCTTGAGTGAATATGCTAATAATGATCTGAACGGTGTCCATGTGACTTGGTATTCAAGTGGTGTGGTTGCGAGTCTTACGGAGTATGAGAATGGGAAGAAAAACGGCACTTTTTCCGAATGGACTCCAAAAGGGAAGATAGTGTCAAACGAGATATACATTGATGATATACCCCACATTCTCATCAAATGGCAAGATTCCGGTGAACTCAACTCAGTCACTGCTTTCCGCGACGGAAAAAAGGAGTGGTTACTGGAATGGGACCGTCATGGACGGCGTATCAGCGAGCCTCTTCATGAAAAGCATACGATTCACAGGATGCGGTTTAAAAACGGGAATCGGCAAATTGAGGCAGATTTTATCGGTGATAAAAAGCACGGTGCTGAACTGCAGTGGCACCAGAATGGTCAGCTTTCAGTGGTACAGTTCTACGTCCGAAACAGAATCATTTATGAGCGGGTTTACGACAAGAAGAGTAGTTTCAAACATGAGACGGTTAGTGTGAAAGGTGAACCTATTTGGTCACGTAAGAAAGAACCAAAGATTCCTTCTTAG
- a CDS encoding glutaredoxin 3: MSDIKIYTTNWCHYCKMAKRYFDEQGWSYEEINIQEKGMSREEMKKITGGGMSVPQIVIDGKGIGGYDNLMAMASADELPA; this comes from the coding sequence ATGAGCGATATCAAAATATATACAACAAACTGGTGCCATTATTGCAAAATGGCGAAACGCTATTTTGATGAGCAGGGTTGGTCGTATGAAGAGATCAACATCCAGGAGAAGGGTATGAGCAGAGAAGAAATGAAGAAAATTACAGGTGGTGGAATGAGTGTGCCTCAAATTGTGATTGACGGAAAAGGAATTGGAGGTTACGACAACCTAATGGCAATGGCTTCAGCGGATGAACTACCTGCATAG
- the rlmN gene encoding 23S rRNA (adenine(2503)-C(2))-methyltransferase RlmN, protein MTSQVELMGMTRNELRQFVSELGEQRFRGDQLFSWIHEHAAIDLDEMTNLPNQFRLQLRSSTSMDIPEIVDVVPSAETSSQKFLFKLRDGLKIETVFLPEGKRKTVCLSSQVGCPLDCKFCATAKMGLLRNLTAGEIVGQLLAVRRETGERITNIVFMGMGEPMLNYPSVLKAAYIIHDNNGMNISARKIIISTAGIVNRIRQFTKERHPFKLALSLNATDETQRANLMPINKKYSIKDCLEALKEYTDRSRKRVTLEYVLMGDTNDTPADARRLASFMKKLNCKLNVIPYNPIAGEPFKRPTAYQLEKFTSNVMGGRSMVTVRWSQGKDINAACGQLYADNEKKTVRNPIAVSE, encoded by the coding sequence ATGACCTCTCAAGTTGAACTGATGGGAATGACGCGAAATGAACTTCGGCAATTTGTGTCGGAGTTGGGTGAGCAGCGGTTCCGGGGTGACCAGCTATTTTCGTGGATTCATGAGCATGCTGCTATCGACCTTGACGAAATGACAAACCTGCCCAATCAATTCAGATTACAACTCCGGTCATCAACTTCAATGGATATTCCTGAAATTGTGGATGTGGTTCCTTCCGCCGAAACATCATCACAAAAATTCCTGTTCAAACTCAGGGACGGACTGAAGATAGAAACAGTTTTTCTTCCTGAAGGGAAAAGAAAGACCGTCTGCCTGTCATCTCAGGTTGGATGTCCTCTGGACTGCAAGTTCTGCGCCACAGCTAAGATGGGACTGCTCCGAAATTTGACAGCTGGTGAGATTGTTGGGCAACTCTTGGCGGTGCGGCGGGAGACCGGCGAACGGATTACTAATATCGTGTTCATGGGTATGGGGGAGCCGATGTTGAACTACCCGAGTGTCCTTAAAGCAGCTTACATAATACATGATAATAATGGAATGAACATCAGTGCCCGGAAGATCATAATCTCTACAGCGGGCATAGTCAACAGGATCAGACAATTCACCAAAGAGAGGCACCCTTTCAAGCTTGCCCTCAGCCTGAATGCAACGGATGAAACTCAACGTGCAAACCTTATGCCCATTAATAAGAAGTACAGTATAAAGGATTGTCTGGAAGCGCTGAAAGAGTATACGGACAGATCACGTAAACGGGTGACGCTGGAATACGTTCTCATGGGTGACACAAATGATACTCCCGCGGACGCCCGCCGGCTCGCGTCCTTTATGAAAAAATTAAACTGCAAACTCAATGTAATTCCGTATAACCCCATTGCCGGGGAACCATTCAAAAGACCTACGGCCTACCAGTTGGAAAAATTCACTTCAAATGTCATGGGGGGACGAAGCATGGTGACGGTGCGGTGGAGCCAGGGAAAAGATATCAATGCTGCATGTGGACAGCTCTATGCTGATAATGAAAAGAAAACTGTCAGGAACCCGATAGCGGTCTCGGAATAA
- a CDS encoding aminotransferase class I/II-fold pyridoxal phosphate-dependent enzyme: MTKYSVFKLEEWFERYEFEVDHLLGSSSCAGMTMEELCKITDETVDFAGSSLGATPGPGSDELREAISTWYNNGSPENIYITSSSTEAIFLLIESILSSGDSMVAMFPMYPALYQLAKDNGAEIRHWHLRHENGFEPNFDELKELVDDTTKLIIVNNPNNPTGQIMLRDDLQRLVQFSQGHGIQLWVDEVFRGITVDGGPVTPSIRDIDSGTISTGSMSKSFGLSGLRVGWIAAPEEVLEALRHIRFYTTVTAPVIEQKIAAVAHRNRDKVIRRNQTILDKNYTYLKQWMGERNGIFDWVKPKGGPVTFPKFTGSVNTDDFCLKLAEDYSVLVPSGNYSFNAEGFIRIGFGHSSGFEKAMSRVGDALNEFLK, encoded by the coding sequence GTGACGAAATATTCTGTATTTAAACTTGAAGAGTGGTTTGAGCGGTATGAGTTCGAGGTGGATCATCTTCTTGGATCCAGCAGTTGTGCCGGAATGACCATGGAGGAGTTGTGTAAAATTACGGACGAAACAGTCGATTTCGCCGGGTCGTCTCTCGGCGCCACACCGGGGCCGGGCAGTGACGAACTGAGGGAGGCCATTTCCACGTGGTATAATAATGGATCTCCGGAAAATATCTACATAACATCGTCCAGCACAGAGGCCATATTCCTACTCATCGAATCCATTCTTTCGTCAGGCGACTCAATGGTAGCCATGTTCCCCATGTACCCGGCGCTTTACCAGTTGGCGAAGGACAACGGCGCAGAGATACGTCACTGGCATTTGAGACACGAGAACGGATTTGAACCGAATTTTGATGAACTGAAGGAATTGGTGGATGACACAACAAAACTGATCATTGTAAATAATCCGAACAATCCGACTGGACAGATTATGCTGAGGGACGATCTTCAGCGCCTGGTCCAGTTTTCACAGGGGCACGGTATTCAGCTCTGGGTTGACGAAGTGTTCCGGGGGATCACCGTTGATGGAGGGCCGGTGACGCCGTCCATTCGGGATATTGACTCCGGTACAATCTCTACCGGCTCCATGTCTAAGTCGTTCGGCTTGAGTGGCCTCAGGGTGGGGTGGATCGCGGCGCCTGAGGAGGTCCTTGAGGCGTTGAGGCACATACGGTTCTATACCACTGTCACAGCTCCGGTTATTGAGCAGAAGATCGCTGCAGTTGCCCACCGAAACAGGGATAAGGTTATCAGGCGCAATCAGACAATTTTGGATAAGAACTATACCTATCTTAAACAGTGGATGGGGGAGAGGAACGGCATTTTTGACTGGGTGAAGCCTAAGGGTGGTCCCGTCACCTTTCCTAAATTTACTGGCAGTGTCAATACAGATGATTTCTGTCTGAAACTGGCGGAGGACTATTCTGTCCTTGTTCCATCGGGAAACTACAGTTTCAACGCCGAAGGTTTCATACGGATCGGTTTTGGGCATTCCAGCGGATTTGAGAAGGCCATGTCGAGAGTGGGGGACGCCCTTAATGAGTTTCTGAAGTAA